GACCTTCGCGATATGGTTTTTCGAGATGGACGGCAAGCTCCATCGCGCTGGGTCGGCTGGTATCAGGAATCGGCATCACGACATCGATATCGTCGACGGGCAACTCGCGTTTGATTTTTTCCGCTAAAGAAACGCCCATATCCAGACGCGCCTGATAGATGGATACACCGTCGATGACGGAGTCGGGGCGCGCGAAATAGACGTATTCAAAGAGACAAGGGCTGAGTTTGACTTTATCACTGCATTGACGGGACACGATTGAACCGTCAAAGCTGACAAACACGGCTTCACCCGGCTGGATATCGCGTTCCAAGTCATAGGCAAGTGCGTTGAAAGCAACTGATTCAGAGGCAACGGCATACGATTTTTTACCGGATTCATCGGTTTGCGAACCCAATACCAACGGACGGATACCGTGAGGATCGCGGAAGGCAACCATGCCATATCCGGCAATCATGGCTACGACACCGTATGCACCGCGCACTATGCGGTGTACTTCGGAAACGGCGTTGAAAATATTGTCGATGGTAAGTTGATAAGGGGCTGTATTTTTAGAGACTTCGCGGCGTAATTCGTGCGCGAATACATTGAGTAGGACTTCAGAATCGGAGCTGGTATTAACGTGGCGCAGGTGTTTGTTGCATACGTTTTCATACAGCTCTTCGGTATTGGTCAGATTACCGTTGTGTGCCAAAACAATGCCGAATGGGGAGCTGACATAAAACGGCTGAGCCTCTGCGCTGCTGCCCGCATTGCCTGCAGTCGGATAGCGGACGTGTGCAATGCCGGCATTACCGACCAAGTCGCGCATGTTGCGGGTACGGAACACTTCGCGCACCATGCCTTTGCCTTTGTGCATATGAAATATATTGCCTTCGGCAGTAACAATACCTGCTGCGTCCTGACCACGGTGTTGCAACATCTGCAAACCATCATACAACATCTGATTGACCGGCTCATGACTAACCAAACCTAATACACCACACATATCGTGCTTCTCCGAGTTTGAAGATTAAATGGGTAAACCGTCATTATAAAATAATTTAGATGAGTTTGCTCGAATTGTTGACAATATGATGTCAAATTTACGCAAATAAAAACGGATTCAGACGACCCATGGGCCGTCTGAATCCGTCAAACTCAATCATCCAATTCTTCAACTTCAGCTGCTTTATCCGAAAGATGCGGCATTGCGGTATCTTTTCCAGGCAAATAAGGCATTGCAGCATCGGCAAGTGATTCAAAATACGGAATTGTGTGCGAACTTTGCCACTCTTCCGTTTTCGGCAAATCAGTGTGTGAAAAAACCATCACTGCCAGTGTCACCAAAATCACACCTTTCACTGCACCGAATACGCCACCAAGCAAACGGTTGATGCTTCCCAAACCAACGGCAGACATCAAACTGCTCAACAGAGATCGTGCCAGTTTCTGCAACAACCATGCCAGAAAAAACACAGCGGCAAAGCCCATCGCAACCGCCAAGGAATGCGGCTCAACCGATTTAAAGACCACATCGGCAAACGGCACGGCAAGCGTTCTGGCTGCAATAAACGACACCACCCACGCCACCATCGCCCCTGCTTCGGCAATAATACCCCGTGTCAACGAGATAATGATGCAGATGACGATGACGGCGGCCGCCAACAAATCGGCAACAGGCAGATTACTCACTGGTCACCTGACCGGCAATGCCATGTACACGCAATTTGTTCAGATCGCGCTCTGCATCGCGTGCATTTTTATAACTGGCTGATTTCACGCGATACACCTTACCTTTATCGGTCATGACCTCAGTAATGGTCGAATCGATACCTGCGGCTTTCATTTTACGTTGCAGGCTTTGTGCGCGTTCTTTTTCGGCATAACCAGCCTGAATGGCGGCTTTTTTCGCAGGCTTGGCTTCTGCTGTTTCTTTTTCAGCTTTAGGTTTGGCTTTTTCAGACGGCTTCTCGGCAGTTTTTACCTTATCGGCTTTTTCTGCTTTGGCCGTTTCTGGTTTAGCCTTTTCATTTTTTGGTTTTTCAACTTTGGCTTCTGCTTTCTTGGCAGGTTCGGCCTTGTCTTTTACGCTGTCTTTGCTGTTTTTGGCAGATTTACGCTCGGCAATGGCTTTCTCTGCTTTTTCCAATTGTGCCAATTTATTGCGTTCGGCAGCGGCTTCGCGCTCTGCTTTTTCAGCACGCGCTTGAAGTGCGCGTTTTTTAGCTGCCAATGCGCTTTCTTTCTCAACAGCTTCCTGTTGGGCTTGTGTTTTACGGGCCGCTGCAGCACGTTGTTCAGCCTGACGTTGGCGGCGTTCTTCGGCTCGGCGCTCCGCAGCTTCACGTTTGGCAGCCTCGGCGCGTTGAATACGTTCGGACTCTTCCAAGCCTTTAATATTGCCGTCATCCAAAGTATCGTTGATCAAAACCAACGGCTCGCCAACATCTTCGGGAGCAGATTCGCGGTTTGGCTTCAATACTTCAACCGGCGCATTGTCTTCTTCGTCGCCTGCATTTTGCGGTTTATTTGGTGCTTCGGCATCCGCATGGCGGGCAGCCTCCTCAGCAGCGGCAACATCCTCTTTATTAGGCTCTAAAACAACCGCCTTGCTCGGCTCATCAGCCGTTTTGACTTGGCTCTGACCGACAGGCGCTTCTTTAAACGGTGAATTTTTATCGTCGCCAGAAGTCAGTGCCAAACCGAACAGCATACCCGATGCTACCACCAAGCCGGAGGCCAAGACCAAGCGACGGCGGTTGCGACGTTTGAGTCGTTCGTAACCGTCTAAATCGTATCCGTTTGGAGTTTCTTTTTGTTTATTGTCGGACATGATAATTTCCTCGTTAGTGTTCTTTCAAAACAGCCATTACATCGGCAACAGTATGGAATGAGCCGAAAACAACGATTCTATCATTTTCGGTTGCTTTAGCCAAAGCAGCGCGGTAGGCAGCAGCGACAGTTTCAAAAACATTTACATTGTCGATGCCGTGTTCAGACAGTTTAGCCTGCAAAGCCTCCACCGTCATGCCGCGCGGTACATCTAAAGGCGCGATATTCCACTCGTCAAACTGATCTTTAACGATTTCCAGCACGCCATCAATATCTTTATCGGACAACATACTGAATACGGCGGTACGTTTTTGGGCAAAGGCAAGGTTAATCAGGCTGCGGCGCAAAGCACGGGCTGCGTGCGGATTGTGGCCGACATCCAAAACCACCAGCGGACGGCCGGGCAAAACTTGGAAACGTCCAGGATTCTCAACCAACAGCAAACCGCGTTTAATCGCGCCGATATCAACCGGCAATTGTTCGTTCAAACATTCCAAAACCGTCAATGCACACGCGGTATTGGACAACTGATAGGCACCGCGCAAAGCAGGAAATGGCAAGGAATTGCGGTTACGGCTTTGGCCGTCTGAAGATTGCGGATGGAAGCGGTAGTTCCACTGTACGCTTTCCATTGACGCAAAATCAAAATCACGTTGAACCATCAATAGTTTTGCACCAATTTCTTCTGCGTGTTTGAGCAATGATTCTGGCGCAGGATTCTGACCGCATACGGCAGGCTTGCCGCTACGGAACACTCCGGCTTTTTCAAAACCAACCTGCTCGACGGTATCACCCAAAAATGCCTGATGATCCAAATCCACGCTGGTAACAACCGAGCAGTCGCCGTCAAATACATTCACAGCATCCAATCGTCCGCCCAAACCGACTTCCAAAATCATTACGTCCACATTTTCATGCATGAAAATATCAACGGCAGCCAAAGCATTAAACTCAAAATACGTCAGCGAAATTTCGCCGCGTGCCGCTTCGATCCGCTCAAATGAGGAAACAATCAATTCATCTGAAACTGGCTGAGTGTTGATGGCGATTCGTTCGTTGTAACGCAGAAGGTGCGGACTGGTCAGCGTACCGACTTTAAAACCGGCCTCTTTATAAATATGCGACAAATAGGCACATACGGAACCTTTACCATTGGTACCCGCCACCACCACGACAGGACATTGCGGCACCAAATTCATGCGTTTTTTCACTTCTCCCACGCGTTCCAAACCCATATCGATAAGGCCGGAACTATGGGCAGTTTCCAAATGAGAAAGCCAGTCTTGTAATGTTTTCATTAGTATTTATCACTTCAAAAGGCCGTCTGAAACAGCCGTTTAATCCATATCTGCCGCAAGTTCTGCTTTGTCTTCTTTTCCCCGGCACCAGCGTGCCCACACTTTCAGACGGCGGTAGGCATCGCGGTCGGTCATGTCGGGCAAGATACAGTGTTTAACCATTTTTCCATCAACATTCCATTGCAGAAACAAAGCATAAACTGTCAACATACTGCCATCTTGCAAAACCGCGCTTCTTCCTTCTTTCTCGTCATTCAAGTAAACCGTTGCACGGTATTGACGGTCGATGATGATTTTTCTGACCGCATTTCGAGTCTGAAAATTAACGTTGCGCCAAGCATAGGTAAAACTGCCAGCCAATGCCGCCAAACCTAGCCACATCATCCAGCCGTAAAACTCGGCAAGGCATAAGGCAACCGCCGAAAGGTGTAAGAAGACAATCAGAATTTTCAAAGAACGCGAGGGCTTTAAGGCCGTCTGAAAACTGCGCACGGCTTTACATCATATTGTCGAAAACAGGCGTAATGTTCAATTCCGCCTCTTCCATATCTAAAACCATATCGTGGATTTCGGTATCGAAAAATTCCCAAAAAGCTTTCAAACTCATGTCTTGCGGCCATTTGCTTTTATCAATGTCCCAGCCTGCCAATTCGGCTTCAAAAATCTGCTGGTAACGTTCGTCAAAATAAGAAATGACGGATTCGGGTTCGTCAAATTGCGGCACAAGGAATACGGAGCAGTTGGTGCGCAGTTGCTCGACGGTCAGGTCGGGCATATTTTCATCGGCGGATTTCAGCCATTCCAAAAAACGGGCGGTCGGCTTCAGCACAACAGCGGTACGGTCAACAAAATACATTATTTTCAACTTTCAAAATCATTCAAACCGATCATGCCGTCTGAAATTTCAGACGGCCCGAGTTTAATGTGTCATCACCTGTTGCAGGAACTGTTTGGCACGCTCGTGTTTCGGATTAGTAAAAAATTCTTCCGGCGTTTCATCTTCCAGAATCTGGCCTTTATCGACAAAAATCACACGGTCGGCGACTTCGCGCGCAAAACCCATTTCATGGGTCACACACATCATGGTCATGCCGCTTTCCGCCAAGTCTTTCATCACTTTCAATACTTCGCCGACCATTTCAGGGTCAAGCGCGGAAGTCGGCTCGTCAAACAACATCACGCGCGGCTCCATCGCCAAACCGCGTGCAATCGCCACACGCTGCTGTTGACCGCCGGAAAGCTGGCCGGGCAGCGCGTCTTTTTTATGCGCCAAGCCGACGCGTTCCAAAAGCTCCATCGCTTTCTTTTCCGCTTCTTCACGGCTTTGGTTTTTCACTTTCATCGGAGAAAGAATAATATTTTCCAAGACAGTCAAATGCGGATACAGATTGAAGCCTTGGAACACAAAACCCACTTCTTCGCGCACTTTGTTCAAATCGGTTTTCGGATCAGCAACATTGATGCCGTCCACCCAAATCTCGCCGCTTTCAATGCGCTCAAGTTGGTTTACCGTACGAATCAGCGTCGATTTGCCACTGCCTGAAGGGCCGCATACAACGACCACTTCGCCTTGCTTGACTTCCAGATTCACGCCGTTGATAACGTGCAAATCTTTAAAATGTTTGTGTACGTTTTTGAATTTAATCATGTTTATTTGACATTCTCTAAAATTGACCAGATTTTGGACGGCCTGTTTTTAATTTGTTTGGCGTAATGCTCGATTTTCTCACTGTTGTCCTTGGTATAAATGCCGCGACACAATATATCCAATGCATCTTTGTTCAAGTCGCCATAACGGTTGTTGGTATATACCGACAGGATGCAGGCTTTCAGGGGATGGAAGGGAACGCCGTATTTCTGCGCATTGTCCCGATTTCCAAACAGCCATGCGGTATCTGCTAAAGCTGCGTAGTTGCTCAAAGTTGCAGCTTTAAATAATTTTTCTTTGATCAGCGGATAATTTTTCTGCTTCTGATTTTCCAGTTTGAAAACTTCATTCATCAATTTTTGTGAACCGTTAGGCGCAAGTTCGTCTTCTAAAGCTGTTTTATCATATTCAGCTTCAATATCATCAAGTAAGTCTTGTGCCGCTCCCTCGCCGTTTTCTGCGGCTTTTTTCAGCCAATAGTAAAACTCGCTTTCTTTGAGGTTTACAGGGTCTGTTGTCATTTCCAACTGCATGGCCAGCAGATATTGCGCTTCAGCATCGCCGGCTTTTGCTTTGCGCCGCAGGTTTTCTTCTCCGCCGGTGCCTAATGCAAATGCCGTACCGGTAATAAGTACAGCCAGCCCACACCAGACATATTTTTTCAACATTAAGTTCCCAACCTTTCAGACGGCCTTTTGAACCAGATAATTGCTCAATTCCACATATTTCTCAGCGGCAATGTGTTCTGCCCTGTCCTGCGGATTGATGCCGACTGCCTGCAAATCCTCATCGCCGGCAAGTTCCTTCAAATTATTGCGTATGGTTTTGCGGCGCTGATGAAAAGCCAGTTTCACCAGTTTGGCAAAATGTTCAAAATCTTCCGCTTTACCGATACGGTGTTTTACCGGAATCATGCGCACGACGGCCGAATCTACTTTCGGCGCAGGATCAAAAGACTCGGGCGGTACTTCAATCAACATTTCCATATCGAAGAAATATTGCAACATTACACCCAGACGGCCATAGTCGTTGGTTTTTGGCTGCGCCACCATGCGTTCGACCACTTCTTTTTGCAGCATAAAGTGCATATCGATCACATCGTCTGCCACTTCGCTCAATCGAAACAAAAGCGGCGTGGAAATATTGTACGGTAGGTTACCGACAATTTTTTTCTTACCTTCAATGCTGTTGAAATCAAACTGTAATACATCGCCTTCGTGTATCACCAATTTATCTGCAAACGGCAAGGTTTTCAGACGGCGTACGATGTCGCGGTCGATTTCGCAAACATGCAGGCGATTGAGTTTTTTCGCCAAAGGCTCGGTAATGGCTGCCAAGCCCGGGCCGATTTCAATCACGATATCATCGGGCTGCGGTCTGACCGCGTTGACAATATCGCTAATAATCCGCGTATCCTGCAAAAAATTCTGCCCGAAGCGTTTCCGGGCCTTATGTTCTTTCATATCTTTCTTCAAGCAAGCTGTTTAAGGCAATATTGTAACTGAAACAGGCGTTTTTGTCGGCACGCTTTCAGACGGCATTTGCCTAATTTTAAGCAAACGGCGGCGCTTCCAAACCCAAAGATTTCAGTAGTTGCGCGGTCTCATAAACCGGCAAACCCATCACGCCGGTAAAGCTACCCTGCAAATGCTCGACAAATACGCCGCCCAAGCCCTGAATCCCATACGCACCGGCTTTGTCCATCGGCTCGCCGCTGGCAACATAGGCTGCAATCTCCTCAGCCGTCAACGTTTTAAAGCGCACTTCGCTCGTCTGCACCACATCATGGCGCACGCCTTGCCAGTAAACGCATACTGCCGTCAGTACCTGGTGAGTCCGTCCGGACAAACGTTCCAGCATATCGACCGCATCCGCCTCGGATTCCGGTTTACCCAAAATAACCGCACCATCCGCCACCGTCGTATCTGCCGTTAACACAGCAAACTCAGGCTCTTGATCATGAGTAGCAAACCATTGTGCCACCGCCGCCTCATTTTTCTCGCAGGCCATACGGCGCACATACTCTACTGCGGCTTCGTCTTCTTTAGGGGTTTCATCAATATCCGCAGGAAGGCGGCGTACCGTGAAACCCAAATTCTCCAAAATCTCACGACGGCGCGGACTGCCCGAAGCCAGATAAATTGCGTTCATTGTATTGGTTTTCCTTATTTTGAAATTTTATGCTGACCGGACAGACGGACATAATGCGCAGAAGAATACGTCAAAAATGCCTTTTCCTCATCCGTCAGCGGACGCACTTGTCTCACAGGCGAGCCGACGTATAAAAAACCGCTTTCCAAACGTTTGCGCGGCGGCACCAAACTGCCCGCGCCTATCATTACATCATCCTCGACAACCGTATCATCCAAAATAATCGAGCCCATGCCCACCAACACACGATTCCCAATTCGACAGCCATGCAGCATGACCTTATGCCCAATCGTCACATCATCGCCGATAATCAAAGGCGAACCGTCAGGTTTTGCCGCATTCTTATGCGACACATGCAAAACGCTGCCGTCCTGCACATTACTGCGTTTGCCGATAGAAATACTGTTCACATCGCCGCGCAATACGGCATAAGGCCATATCGATACATCTTCCGCCAGCGACACTTCGCCAATCACTACCGAAGTCTCATCTACAAAACAAGACTCATCAACCGACGGCACATAATCCAAAAACGCACGAATAGGGTTTGCCATTTCCAATATCCTTTTCTCAAAACCAAAACTGATCAGGCCGTCTGAAAACACGGCGTAAAACGATTTTATACTACAACAATACGAAATCAAGCCAGAAAATCATCAAAAGGCCGTCTGAAAAAGTTTTCAGACGGCCTTTCATCATAAACCCTTTATCTTGGCTTACCACTATTTATCATTAGCGCCCCAGCTATATTTTATGGAATAATCGTCTTCATTTCATTCTTGGAGAAGCCGATGGAGACACGTTCGGGAAATTATGCAGCACCCCTGCTGGTCGTCGGCTGCGTCGTCTTCGGCTTGGGCAGTTTGATCGTCAAATTTGTCGATGTCGGCTCTTACGCCATCGCATTCTGGCGCCTGCTGATCGCCGCCCCTATATTCTTCCTGCTCGGTCGTTTTTTCAGACAAAAAATGCCCACGAAAAGAAAAACAGTTGGCTACGCAATCTTATCCGGCGTTTTCCTCGCATTCGACCTCGCCCTTTGGCATGAAAGCATTCACGCCGTAGGCCCCGGCATTTCCACCTTGCTCAACAGCCTGCAGATTTTCTTTTTAGCCGCCATCGGCTTCTTCTTTTATTCTGAACGTTTAAGTGCCCTGCAAATTTTAAGTTTGATATTGGCCACCATAGGCGTAGCCTTAATTGGCAGCCCAGAATTCGGTCATAACGACAATGCCGCATGGGGATTTGTCAGCGGCGTAGTGTCCGGTGCCATGCTGGCCCTGTCTATGGTTTTCGTACGCAAAACCCATGAGCAGGAAAAAGTCGGTTTGTTTCCTCTGATGATGATTTTAAGCTTCGGCGGCGCAATGGCGCTGGTCATCCCATCACTGCTATTCGATGCCGCCCATCTTTACCCCAAAACTTTAAACGATGTGATTCTAGTCTCCATCTACGGCATCGTTATGCAATGCTTCGCTTGGGCATTGATTGCTTACGCCATCCCGCTTTTATCCTTGTCACTGACCGGCCTCCTACTGCTCTCCGAACCAGTCGCCGCCATGCTGATCGATTATTTCTGGCTGGATAAACCGATTAATACCGTCCAATGGAGCGGTGCCACTTTGACTTTATTGGCGATTTATTTAGGTTCGTTAAAAGACAAAAAATAGATACAAAAAAGGCCGTCTGAAATTTTTCACGCGGCCTTTTAATCTGTTATTGCTTATTTGATACTGGTACCGATACGGCTGAGTTCGCCAAAGTTCATCCAAACGAAGAAGGCTTTACCGACAATCAGTTTGTCATCGACAAATCCCCAATAACGGGAATCGGCGCTGTTGTCGCGGTTGTCGCCCATCGCGAAATAACGGCCTTCGGGAACTTTACAGATAAAGCCATTGCCGTCTTCTGCGTATTCGCAATTTTCCAAACCGCTTGTTTCAAGCGAGTAATTGCTTTCAGGCATCACTTCGGAGGTATATTTGTTCAATACTGCAATAGATACGGAAGGTTGACCGGCCTCTTTGACCACATCAAAGTTTTTGCCGTTCAAGGCCGTCTGAAAACGCTCAAGCGTATGAATCATAGACGGATCGGTATCATCTGCGTATTGATAATTGCCATTTGGTTTCTCAGAAATAATTTCACCGTTAACAGTCAAAACCTTATCACGGTATTCCACAACGTCGCCCGGAATACCGACGATACGTTTGATGTAATTCATCTCAGGCTGAAGTGGGTAATTGAACACCACGACATCGCCTCGGGCAATATTGCCAACAGGGATAATGACCTTATTCAAAATCGGCAGGCGGATACCGTAAGAAAATTTGTTCACCAAGATAAAATCGCCTTTGACCAAGCCCGGACGCATGGAGCTGGACGGAATTTGGAACGGCTCGGCAATAAAGCTGCGCAACACAAAGATAACCAAGATGATGGGGAAAAAGCCGCCCATGTAGTCGGTAAAATGCGCATTGTCTTCGCCGGTCTCGCTTTTTTTCAGACGACCTTTATGGATTGCCCAAACAATACCGGTGAACACGACAAACACCAGCAATACGGCGGTAAAGCTCATAAATTCGGACAAAATGCCGAATACGCCGACCATGCACAAGAGATAACTCCATTGCAGGCCGGAGCTCCATTCGTCGTTTTCCTGACGCTCTTTGCTGCTTTTGAAGTTGAGGACTAAGCCGGCCAGCAGTACAACGATTGCACCTAAAGTCAGATTTATACTCATTATTTATCACTCACTTGCAGAATCGCCAAGAACGCGCTTTGCGGGATTTCCACATTGCCCACTTGTTTCATGCGGCGCTTACCTGCTTTTTGTTTTTCAAGAAGTTTTTTCTTACGCGTAATATCGCCACCGTAACATTTCGCCAAAACGTTTTTACGCAAGGCTTTGACGTTTTCGCGGGCGATAATCTGGCTGCCGATGGCGGCCTGGACGGCGATGTCGAACATTTGGCGCGGAATCAGTTCGCGCATTTTCGCTGCCAGCTCGCGGCCTCGGTGAACAGCGCTTTGACGGTGGACAATCAGGCTCAGGGCATCGACTTTTTCGCCGTTGACCATGATGTCGAGCTTAATCAAATCAGACGGTTGGAACTCTTTGAAATGGTAGTCCAACGAAGCATAACCGCGTGAAGTCGACTTAAGCTTATCGAAGAAATCCATTACGACTTCGTTCATCGGCAAATCATAAGTCAGCATGACTTGGCGGCCCATGTATTGCATATTGACCTGGACGCCGCGCTTTTGATTACACAAAGTCATAACGTTACCGACATATTCCTGCGGCACGAGGATGGTCGCAGTAATAATCGGCTCAAGAATGGTTTCGATGGTGCTGATTTCAGGCAGTTTGGACGGATTTTCAACTTCGATTTTCTCGCCGTTTTTCAACACGACTTCATAAACCACCGTTGGCGCAGTGGTAATCAAGTCCATGTCGAACTCGCGCTCCAAACGCTCCTGCACGATTTCCAAGTGCAACAGGCCCAAGAAGCCGCAACGGAAGCCGAAACCTAATGCTTGGGAAACTTCAGGCTCAAATTTCAACGAAGCATCGTTCAGCTGCAATTTTTCCAACGCGTCACGCAAAGCTTCATAATCGTGGCTTTCCACAGGATAGAGGCCTGCAAATACTTGGCTTTGTACTTCTTGGAAGCCGGGCAGCGGCTCAGAGGCAGGGTTGGCAACCAAAGTAACCGTATCGCCGACTTTCGCCTGACCCAATTCTTTCACGCCGGTAATCAAAAAGCCCACTTCGCCGGCTTTCAGTTCTTGTTTTTGAACTGATTTTGGTGTGAATACGCCCAGCTGTTCGACCTGCGTTTCCGCCTTGGTGCTCATAAAGCGCACTTTGTCTTTCAGCTTGATGGTGCCGTTTTTCACACGAATCAACATGACCACACCGACGTAGTTGTCAAACCACGAATCGACGATAACGGCTTGCAGCGGCGCGTTTTCGTCGCCGGTCGGCGCGGGAATTTTGGCAACGATTTCTTCCAAAACATCTTCCACACCAATGCCGCTTTTGGCAGAACATTGAACCGCACCGACGGCATCAATGCCGATAATGTCTTCAATTTCCTGCTCCACGCGTTCGGGTTCTGCGGCAGGCAAGTCAATTTTGTTCAAAACAGGCACGACTTCCACGCCCAAATCAATCGCGGTATAGCAGTTCGCCACGGTTTGCGCTTCTACGCCTTGAGACGCGTCAACCACCAAAAGCGCGCCTTCGCAAGCCGACAGCGAACGGGAAACTTCGTAAGAGAAGTCGACGTGTCCCGGAGTATCAATCAGATTGAGCTGATACACCTGCCCGTCTCGTGCTTTATAGTTGAGCGCGGCGGTTTGCGCTTTAATGGTAATGCCGCGCTCTTTTTCGATGTCCATGGAGTCGAGCACCTGCGTACTCATTTCGCGCAAATCCAAACCGCCGCAGTATTGGATAAAACGGTCGGCAAGCGTCGATTTACCGTGGTCGATGTGGGCAATAATGGAGAAATTCCGTATGTTTTTCATATTGTTATTAAGATAAATGCAATTAAAGTCGGAAAGGCCGTCTGAAAAAACAGGGATTCGGTTTTCAGACGGCCTTAGAATAAGGTTGAATCGTACCGTATTCTAACGGAAATTCAACGTTTCTGCATGATTTTATAGCGATTTGACAATCTCGGTTACCATCTTCGCCGAGCTGACGGCCGCCGTTTTCAAAAACTCTTCAAAGCTGATGTCCGCTTTCTCATCTGCCGAATCGGATACAGCGCGAATAATCACAAATGGCACTTCCAACTGGTAACAAGTCTGCGCAATCGCCGCAGCTTCCATTTCCACTGCTTTTACGTCTAGGAAATGGCTGCGGATTTCCGCGACACCTTCACTGCTGTGCACAAAACGGTCGCCACTGACAATCAGGCCTTGCGTTACGGCCGCACCTTCAAACACTTGCGCCGCCTTTTCTGCTTGGCAAATCAGGTTTTTATCCGATGCAAACACAGCAGGAAGTTGCGGTACTTGCCCCCAAACATAACCAAAAGCCGTTACATCGACATCGTGATGCGCCACAGTTTCGCCGATAACCACATCACCAACCTTCAGGCCCTTGCCCAAACCGCCTGCACTGCCGGTATTGATGACGCAATCCGGTGCAAACTGATGAATGACCCAAGAAGTCGAAACCGCCGCATTGACCTTACCGATACCGCTCAAAACCAATACCATGCGTTTTCCGGCCAATTCGCCTTCATACGCCGAGAATTTACCGAAGGACACATGCTTGACATTGGCCATGCTTTCACGCAAAAGCTCGATTTCCTGCTCCATTGCGCCGACCACGGCAATTGTTTGTACTGACATCTCGTTACCTTTCCATTCACTAATCGAGCAACATTATAACAGCAGAATTTAAAATCACAGGGATACTGAAAAATCTGCTATATTCCTAGAACGACACTCAATTTAAAACAGATAGCCACTCTAGCTAGCAAACAGCAAATAATGATTGCTTCTGTTATAATTATTCTCAATAAAATAACTTAATATTAACTATCTAAATTCTTATGTTTGACGAAAATACTCCGGGCGCAAAAGAAGAATTGTTCGCTTGGCTACGCCATATGAACAAATACAAAGGCTCCGACCTTTTCATTACCACCAATTTCCCGCCGGCCATGAAAGTGGACGGTAAAATCACACGACTGAGCGATGAGCCGCTGAGTGCTGAAAAATGTATGGAAATCGCTTTTTCGATTATGTCTTCCAAACAAATCGAAGAATTTTCTTCCACCAACGAATGTAACTTCGCCATCAGCCTGCCTGATACCAGCCGCTTCCGTGTCAATGCAATGGTCCAACGCGGTGCAACTGCATTGGTGTTTCGCTCCATTACCAGCAA
Above is a genomic segment from Neisseria subflava containing:
- the purF gene encoding amidophosphoribosyltransferase, whose product is MCGVLGLVSHEPVNQMLYDGLQMLQHRGQDAAGIVTAEGNIFHMHKGKGMVREVFRTRNMRDLVGNAGIAHVRYPTAGNAGSSAEAQPFYVSSPFGIVLAHNGNLTNTEELYENVCNKHLRHVNTSSDSEVLLNVFAHELRREVSKNTAPYQLTIDNIFNAVSEVHRIVRGAYGVVAMIAGYGMVAFRDPHGIRPLVLGSQTDESGKKSYAVASESVAFNALAYDLERDIQPGEAVFVSFDGSIVSRQCSDKVKLSPCLFEYVYFARPDSVIDGVSIYQARLDMGVSLAEKIKRELPVDDIDVVMPIPDTSRPSAMELAVHLEKPYREGLIKNRYIGRTFIMPGQATRKKSVRQKLSPMETEFNGKSVLLVDDSIVRGTTSREIVEMVRAAGARKVYIASAAPEVRYPNVYGIDMPTREELIANGRSAAEISAEIGADGIVFQNLEDLEAVVKALNPKIESFDSSCFNGVYQTGDIDEAYLNRLSTEKSGCGGLKVHPSKMEHSISISDSDSDDEE
- a CDS encoding protein YgfX, which produces MRSFQTALKPSRSLKILIVFLHLSAVALCLAEFYGWMMWLGLAALAGSFTYAWRNVNFQTRNAVRKIIIDRQYRATVYLNDEKEGRSAVLQDGSMLTVYALFLQWNVDGKMVKHCILPDMTDRDAYRRLKVWARWCRGKEDKAELAADMD
- the ftsN gene encoding cell division protein FtsN; its protein translation is MSDNKQKETPNGYDLDGYERLKRRNRRRLVLASGLVVASGMLFGLALTSGDDKNSPFKEAPVGQSQVKTADEPSKAVVLEPNKEDVAAAEEAARHADAEAPNKPQNAGDEEDNAPVEVLKPNRESAPEDVGEPLVLINDTLDDGNIKGLEESERIQRAEAAKREAAERRAEERRQRQAEQRAAAARKTQAQQEAVEKESALAAKKRALQARAEKAEREAAAERNKLAQLEKAEKAIAERKSAKNSKDSVKDKAEPAKKAEAKVEKPKNEKAKPETAKAEKADKVKTAEKPSEKAKPKAEKETAEAKPAKKAAIQAGYAEKERAQSLQRKMKAAGIDSTITEVMTDKGKVYRVKSASYKNARDAERDLNKLRVHGIAGQVTSE
- the folC gene encoding bifunctional tetrahydrofolate synthase/dihydrofolate synthase, giving the protein MKTLQDWLSHLETAHSSGLIDMGLERVGEVKKRMNLVPQCPVVVVAGTNGKGSVCAYLSHIYKEAGFKVGTLTSPHLLRYNERIAINTQPVSDELIVSSFERIEAARGEISLTYFEFNALAAVDIFMHENVDVMILEVGLGGRLDAVNVFDGDCSVVTSVDLDHQAFLGDTVEQVGFEKAGVFRSGKPAVCGQNPAPESLLKHAEEIGAKLLMVQRDFDFASMESVQWNYRFHPQSSDGQSRNRNSLPFPALRGAYQLSNTACALTVLECLNEQLPVDIGAIKRGLLLVENPGRFQVLPGRPLVVLDVGHNPHAARALRRSLINLAFAQKRTAVFSMLSDKDIDGVLEIVKDQFDEWNIAPLDVPRGMTVEALQAKLSEHGIDNVNVFETVAAAYRAALAKATENDRIVVFGSFHTVADVMAVLKEH
- a CDS encoding CvpA family protein — protein: MSNLPVADLLAAAVIVICIIISLTRGIIAEAGAMVAWVVSFIAARTLAVPFADVVFKSVEPHSLAVAMGFAAVFFLAWLLQKLARSLLSSLMSAVGLGSINRLLGGVFGAVKGVILVTLAVMVFSHTDLPKTEEWQSSHTIPYFESLADAAMPYLPGKDTAMPHLSDKAAEVEELDD
- a CDS encoding amino acid ABC transporter ATP-binding protein produces the protein MIKFKNVHKHFKDLHVINGVNLEVKQGEVVVVCGPSGSGKSTLIRTVNQLERIESGEIWVDGINVADPKTDLNKVREEVGFVFQGFNLYPHLTVLENIILSPMKVKNQSREEAEKKAMELLERVGLAHKKDALPGQLSGGQQQRVAIARGLAMEPRVMLFDEPTSALDPEMVGEVLKVMKDLAESGMTMMCVTHEMGFAREVADRVIFVDKGQILEDETPEEFFTNPKHERAKQFLQQVMTH